A single Venturia canescens isolate UGA chromosome 1, ASM1945775v1, whole genome shotgun sequence DNA region contains:
- the Lztr1 gene encoding leucine-zipper-like transcriptional regulator 1 has product MTTAECLTLDFGPFETVHQWQRMPECDEFVGARRSKHTVVAYKDSIYVFGGDNGITMLNDLLRFDAKEKSWGTAIATGALPAPRYHHSAVVHDSSMFVFGGYTGDIHSNSNLTNKNDLFEYKFQTGQWIEWKFNGKTPVARSAHGAAVYDNKLWIFAGYDGNGRLNDMWTISLSPGEPRVWEEVVQSGDSPPTCCNFPVAVARESMFVFSGHSGANITNSLFQFYFREKRWTRISTEHILRAAPPPPARRYGHTMVSFDRHLYVFGGAADSTLPSDLHCFDLDTQTWNIVLPSPTSKIPSGRLFHAAAVIGEAMFIFGGTVDNNVRSGETYRFQFSSYPKCTLHDDFGQLLNSRLFCDVEFVVGDPENETKIPAHIAMVAARSEFLSARIKQSRERRNKHLEEVYGTVEVPIKDMPLLEVRLEDTAPEAFEMVLNYIYTDRIDPTKRNNDLEPGNRIVLLMMDVYRLAVQFHMVCLEQLCVHYLEATITHANVLEALHYAAHLKLYFIKEICLGFVVKESNYNQIVMSQDFETLEQPLMVEVIRRRQIPQTRSSTKQFESGTGTTLEQDMEAFLKSVGREFCDITLMLDGVPIPAHKAVLAARCGYFEAMFRSFMPENNTVNIQIGEMIPSPESFASLLRYIYYADVAMPPEDSLYLFTAPIFYGFTNNRLQAFCKQNLEMNVTFENVIQILEAADRMQATDMKKYALNLIIHHFSKVARLPRLKQLSRDLLLDILEALADEQSEVRTCQDMTSDC; this is encoded by the exons ATGACGACTGCAGAATGTCTTACCTTGGATTTTGGTCCGTTTGAAACTGTTCATCAATGGCAACGAATGCCAGAATGTGACGAATTTGTAGGAGCAAG ACGCAGTAAACATACCGTCGTCGCTTATAAAGATTCAATTTACGTTTTTGGCGGAGACAATGGTATAACGATGCTAAATGACCTCTTGCGTTTCGATGCCAAGGAAAAATCCTGGGGAACAGCTATTGCAACTGGAGCACTTCCGGCTCCCAGATATCATCATTCTGCTGTTGTTCACGACTCTTCTATGTTTGTTTTTGGAGGCTACACCGGTGACATTCATTCCAACTCTAATCTCACCAATAAAAATGATCTCTTTGAATATAAGTTCCAGACTGGACAGTGGATAGAATGGAAATTCAATGGAAA AACTCCTGTCGCTCGATCGGCTCATGGTGCAGCTGTTTACGATAACAAATTGTGGATATTCGCTGGATACGATGGCAATGGTCGTTTAAACGACATGTGGACGATTTCGTTGTCGCCAGGAGAGCCAAGGGTTTGGGAAGAGGTTGTGCAGTCAGGAGATTCTCCGCCAACTTGTTGCAATTTCCCTGTTGCTGTGGCGCGCGAGTCGATGTTCGTGTTCAGTGGTCACAGCGGGGCCAATATCACGAACAGCCTCTTTCAATTCTACTTCCGAGAAAAACG ATGGACTCGGATTTCAACGGAGCACATATTGAGAGCTGCACCCCCACCTCCAGCGCGTAGGTACGGTCACACGATGGTGAGTTTCGACCGTCATCTGTACGTATTTGGCGGTGCTGCGGACTCGACGTTACCGAGTGATCTGCACTGCTTCGACTTGGACACTCAGACGTGGAACATCGTTTTACCATCGCCGACGAGTAAAATACCATCCGGTCGTTTGTTTCACGCAGCGGCAGTGATCGGCGAAGCAATGTTCATATTTGGTGGTACGGTTGACAACAACGTACGCTCAGGAGAAACGTatcgttttcaattttcatcctaTCCAAAATGCACGTTGCACGATGATTTTGGTCAACTTTTGAATTCTCGATTGTTTTGCGACGTTGAGTTCGTCGTTGGGGATCCTgagaacgaaacgaaaataCCAGCTCACATAGCCATGGTAGCGGCAAGATCCGAATTTCTGAGCGCTCGTATAAAACAGTCGAGGGAACGACGGAACAAACATTTAGAAGAGGTTTACGGCACCGTCGAAGtgccaataaaagacatgccCCTCCTCGAAGTTAGACTCGAAGATACTGCTCCCGAAGCCTTTGAAATGGTACTGAACTACATATACACCGATCGAATCGATCCAACCAAAAGGAATAATGACCTGGAGCCCGGAAATCGTATAGTTTTACTTATGATGGACGTTTACCGCTTAGCCGTTCAATTTCACATGGTTTGCCTGGAACAATTGTGCGTTCATTATCTCGAAGCAACTATAACACACGCGAACGTGCTCGAGGCATTGCACTACGCGGCCCACCTTAAACTCTACTTCATCAAAGAAATTTGTCTCGGCTTCGTTGTCAAGGAAAGCAATTACAATCAGATCGTGATGAGCCAAGATTTCGAGACTCTCGAACAGCCGCTAATGGTCGAGGTTATCCGTCGACGACAAATACCGCAAACACGAAGTTCCACCAAACAATTCGAGTCGGGAACTGGTACCACTTTGGAACAGGATATGGAAGCATTTTTGAAGAGCGTTGGTCGAGAATTTTGCGATATTACGCTTATGCTTGATGGTGTACCAATTCCTGCTCACAAGGCCGTCTTGGCCGCTCGATGTGGTTACTTTGAAGCCATGTTTCGGTCTTTTATGCCCGAAAATAATACAGTCAAC ATTCAAATTGGCGAGATGATACCTTCTCCGGAATCGTTCGCCTCCCTTCTCAGGTATATTTATTACGCGGATGTAGCCATGCCACCGGAGGACTCTTTGTATCTCTTCACTGCTCCCATTTTTTATGGTTTTACGAATAACCGCCTTCAAGCATTTTGCAAGCAGAATCTAGAAATGAATGTAACTTTTGAAAATGTTATACAAATATTGGAAGCTGCTGATAGGATGCAGGCCACTGACATGAAAAAGTACGCCTTGAATCTCATCATCCATCATTTTAGTAAG GTCGCCCGATTACCGAGATTGAAACAGCTGAGCAGAGATCTTTTGTTGGATATACTGGAAGCTTTGGCTGACGAACAAAGCGAAGTCCGCACTTGTCAGGATATGACAAGCGATTGCTGA
- the eIF3h gene encoding eukaryotic translation initiation factor 3 subunit H produces MASSRGQMRRIPDLESRIDYVQCDGLAAMKIVKHCHEESTSNMEVAQGALLGLVVQSRLEITNCFPFPKNDELMEEEEYQLAVMRRLRRVNVDHFHVGWYQSADVGNFLSFSLLESQYHYQTSIEESVVVIYDTAKSARGFLTLKAYRLTPQAIQMYKEGEYTPEVLRNLKIGYESLFVEIPIVIRNSNLTNIMMSELGDMIPEEEGTKYLDLGTASVLENQLRCLMDRVDELNQEAIKFNRYQHLVVRQQQDKNRLLQKRAQENAARAAKDEPPLPDDDINKLMRPLPVPPRLNPMIVAGQINTYSQHISQFCAQSLAKLYITQSLQSAKETKSTN; encoded by the exons ATGGCTTCGTCAAGAGGACAAATGCGGAGAATTCCAGATCTGGAGTCGCGCATCGATTACGTACAATGTGACGGTTTGGCGGCAATGAAAATAGTGAAACATTGCCATGAAGAATCTACGAGTAACATGGAGGTTGCACAGGGCGCACTTCTGGGTCTCGTTGTTCAGAGTCGACTTGAGATCACCAACTGTTTTCCTTTCcctaaaaatgatgaattgatGGAAGAAGAGGAATATCAGTTGGCTGTTATGCGCCGTCTTCGCAG agtcaacgTCGACCATTTCCATGTAGGATGGTACCAAAGTGCAGATGTGGGAAATTTCCTGAGTTTCTCTCTTCTTGAATCGCAGTATCACTACCAGACATCAATAGAAGAGTCTGTTGTAGTGATTTATGACACTGCCAAATCGGCAAGAGGATTTTTAACACTGAAGGCGTACCGTTTAACCCCTCAGGCGATTCAAATGTACAAGGAGGGAGAATATACTCCAGAGGTATTGAGAAATCTCAAGATCGGATATGAAAGTCTTTTTGTTGAGATTCCGATTGTTATAAGAAACAGCAATTTGACGAACATCATGATGTCCGAATTGGGTGACATGATTCCTGAGGAAGAAGGCACGAAATATCTTGACTTGGGAACTGCAAGTGTACTCGAGAATCAACTGAGATGCTTGATGGATCGTGTGGACGAATTGAATCAAGAAGCCATCAAGTTCAATCGTTATCAACATCTCGTTGTTCGTCAACAACAAGACAAAAACAGACTTTTGCAGAAACGAGCCCAGGAGAATGCCGCTAGGGCAGCAAAAGATGAACCACCTTTACCCGATGATGACATCAATAAACTTATGCGTCCTCTTCCTGTACCACCCAGGCTTAACCCAATGATCGTTGCTGGACAAATAAACACTTACAGCCAACATATATCACAATTCTGTGCTCAGAGCTTAGCCAAATTGTACATCACGCAAAGTCTCCAGAGTGCCAAGGAAACCAAGTCTACTAACTga
- the LOC122419544 gene encoding heme transporter hrg-1-like, with protein MLRDVILRLVVSGIGVFVGILGFFVLCVGYGNHDVGFWAVLATVFAGVCFHLHWVYGRNALEVCHTTRSLRILTHVGFAVGVIGAAGIIWYLFLTFYRNITSPTVAENTVIAAVWAFMSGKWGFTLMYYGTKYEVIIRENPSSMLSQDGA; from the exons ATGTTGCGAGATGTAATATTGCGTCTTGTGGTAAGCGGCATTGGCGTTTTCGTCGGTATTCTCGGTTTTTTCGTGCTATGTGTTGGTTATGGCAATCACGATGTAGGCTTTTGGGCGGTTTTGGCAA CTGTCTTTGCCGGAGTTTGTTTCCATCTTCATTGGGTCTACGGTAGAAATGCTCTGGAGGTTTGTCATACTACAAGATCTCTTCGTATCCTGACTCATGTGGGTTTTGCAGTTGGAGTTATAGGTGCCGCTGGTATCATTTGGTACCTTTTCCTTACATTCTACCGCAATATTA CCTCTCCCACTGTGGCGGAAAACACTGTGATAGCAGCTGTTTGGGCTTTCATGAGTGGCAAATGGGGTTTTACATtgatgtattatggcaccaagTACGAGGTAATAATCAGAGAAAATCCATCTTCTATGCTGAGCCAAGATGGAGCTTGA
- the schlank gene encoding ceramide synthase 6: protein MEILTNISSAFWSPDVWLPPNTTWDDIAPNSDNKYANHQHLIYPIPMALCLLVLRYALERYWFAPVGKSIGIKTTRSKRAEPNAILEKAYTSKKIKHKQVLSLAKQLDWSERKVERWLRLRRSQDKPSTLTKFCENSWRCLYYTYSFIYGIVILWDKPWLWDIKYCYYDYPYHPVTNDLWWYYMVSMAFYWSLGISQFFDVKRKDFWQMFIHHIATLALMSFSWVGNLTRIGSLVLVVHDCADIFLEAAKMAKYAKYQKLCDFIFFIFTILWIVTRTGVYPFWIIYSTSIEAPKIVPMFPAYYIFNFLLVLLLALHILWTWLILKIAYNAIYAGQMEGDIRSDSSDDISDVTLDNGPANNSSNHNIKHNSRQKQH, encoded by the exons ATGGAGATCCTAACGAACATATCATCGGCGTTTTGGTCACCTGACGTTTGGTTACCTCCGAATACGACATGGGACGACATCGCACCCAATTCGGACAACAAATATGCGAATCACCAACATTTAATATACCCAATACCAATGGCACTATGTCTCCTAGTCCTCAGATATGCTCTCGAAAG GTATTGGTTCGCACCCGTGGGCAAATCTATTGGCATCAAAACAACGAGATCTAAGAGAGCTGAGCCTAATGCTATCCTTGAAAAGGCTTACactagtaaaaaaattaagcaTAAACAG GTCCTGTCGCTAGCCAAACAATTGGATTGGAGCGAACGTAAAGTGGAAAGGTGGCTGAGGCTGAGACGTTCACAGGACAAGCCTTCAACATTGACAAAATTTTGTGAGAATAg ctGGAGATGCCTTTATTATACATACTCGTTCATCTACGGGATTGTTATTCTTTGGGACAAACCATGGCTCTGGGATATAAAATATTGTTATTACGATTACCCTTATCATCCGGTGACGAATGATTTATGGTGGTATTACATGGTGTCGATGGCGTTTTACTGGTCTCTCGGTATATCGCAATTCTTCGACGTGAAGCGAAAGGACTTTTGGCAAATGTTCATTCACCACATAGCGACGCTTGCTTTGATGTCTTTCTCGTGGGTCGGAAATTTGACTAGAATCGGCTCGCTAGTTTTAGTCGTCCACGACTGCGCCGATATTTTCTTAGAG gCGGCGAAAATGGCCAAGTACGCTAAATACCAAAAACTAtgtgattttatattttttatctttacaATACTGTGGATCGTAACGCGTACCGGTGTGTATCCGTTCTGGATCATTTATAG tACATCAATAGAGGCTCCTAAAATAGTACCGATGTTTCCGGCGTATTATATATTCAATTTCCTGTTGGTACTGCTACTGGCTCTTCATATACTTTGGACATGGCTAATTCTCAAAATAGCGTACAATGCTATTTACGCTGGCCAG ATGGAAGGAGATATTCGGAGCGATAGCAGCGACGATATTTCTGACGTTACGTTGGACAATGGGCCAGCGAACAATTCCTCAAACCACAATATCAAACACAATTCCAGACAAAAACAACACTaa
- the LOC122419543 gene encoding borealin-like, with amino-acid sequence MVRTKQPRKTRSMREATEESDSLVKDFERQALQRIHKAEADMSMQINMISSSIDVALGSLPTDIRKLTLGELLALNMNNEDEIALETTDPSSEISSVSRTVQKPKKVAKRVTAASDDGYATESTTAAKTHVSRINSITNSANHQLRKHRSSSTDSNTLKKTTRTTRSVSRNRNSKLNADSEQEDRNNLLKTAGRCPPSSQKYKTPSTKNQVPFYSVITPKIKPNTPLNMMRRPRQGEMVLSMQGSPLLVSTVEERTANINVPLQNGDIISLLPNPGLRLSHLPAVDDETMQQLRTLNGHLNKVMGHK; translated from the coding sequence ATGGTGCGAACGAAGCAACCTCGTAAGACGCGTTCGATGCGTGAAGCAACGGAGGAGAGTGATTCTCTTGTCAAAGATTTCGAGAGGCAAGCTCTCCAGAGAATTCACAAGGCCGAGGCTGATATGTCGATGCAAATAAACATGATATCGAGTTCGATCGACGTCGCATTGGGGAGTTTGCCAACGGACATAAGAAAATTAACATTGGGTGAGCTACTAGCATTGAATATGAATAACGAAGATGAAATTGCGTTGGAAACAACGGACCCTTCGTCGGAAATTTCTTCAGTGTCTAGAACAGTTCAGAAACCAAAAAAAGTAGCGAAGCGTGTGACTGCAGCTTCGGACGACGGTTATGCTACAGAGTCGACAACTGCTGCAAAAACTCATGTTTCGAGAATAAATAGTATAACAAATTCTGCGAATCATCAACTGCGGAAACATCGCAGTTCATCGACCGACAGCAACAcccttaaaaaaacaactcgtACCACCAGAAGTGTGTCTCGCAACAGAAATTCCAAACTAAATGCAGATTCGGAGCAAGAGGACAGGAATAACCTCTTAAAGACCGCCGGTCGCTGTCCACCATCATCGCAAAAGTACAAAACTCCCTCAAcaaaaaatcaagttccattcTACAGCGTCATCACTCCAAAAATCAAACCCAATACGCCGTTGAATATGATGCGACGGCCCAGACAAGGTGAAATGGTTCTCAGCATGCAAGGAAGTCCTCTTCTTGTCTCCACTGTCGAAGAACGCACTGCCAACATCAACGTTCCACTTCAAAACGGAGACATAATCTCCCTTCTGCCTAATCCTGGACTCCGACTTTCTCACTTACCAGCAGTCGATGACGAAACCATGCAACAACTGAGAACTCTCAATGGACACCTAAACAAGGTGATGGGACACAAATAG
- the LOC122419537 gene encoding nuclear RNA export factor 1-like isoform X1, which translates to MAGQTQPLTSKKAVVLDFSSAIKLSIGSQMTTERALMAKNDAWHRIMITRGAKYDREMILRTIVSAVEPADLIPVRYQVVGEDAYFIARNCGAALETLCRSNLIISIPNGDSIILTVTLAFASIHELKINIQPIVLAALTRRYNSDLKYLNLDNFHRDPEVERTVYCPLSQPKTLSHTLKLAKTALGPVEHLSLKRNNLTHLHAMENSNLMSLKSLDIRHNNLLVMNPLSSLKNLSIEELLLDGNPLCENYATEKRYIEAAKLYCPHLKKLDGVDLEPLKLPTFRDNYYQQGSVSRKIVDQFLTHFFGIYDYEDRSLLSPLYSRNSLYSLTLGITAECQKHANFGAFSSENRNLLDTRDLRKFRRLLYHGGEEIVNAFKKLPETLHDRRNFRYDVMWEDHRRLLVSIEGMFKTTSNSSVPNGIYAFSRTFLLVGRVDNEYNVLNDQYHISVPHPLAMVFFDLDNSAFKETNGNKNTLF; encoded by the coding sequence atggcAGGCCAAACACAGCCTTTAACTTCAAAGAAAGCAGTGGTTCTGGATTTTTCGTCAGCGATAAAGCTATCCATCGGCAGTCAAATGACAACCGAGAGAGCATTGATGGCAAAAAACGATGCTTGGCACAGGATCATGATAACAAGAGGAGCAAAATATGACAGAGAAATGATACTGAGAACAATAGTGTCTGCGGTGGAACCAGCTGATTTAATCCCAGTAAGGTATCAAGTGGTCGGAGAAGATGCTTATTTCATAGCCAGAAATTGTGGTGCAGCATTGGAAACTCTGTGTCGCTCAAATTTGATAATAAGCATACCAAACGGGGATTCAATAATTCTTACAGTAACCCTAGCATTTGCCTCGATTCATGAACTTAAAATAAACATTCAACCAATTGTGCTTGCAGCGCTGACAAGACGATACAATTCcgatttgaaatatttgaatctGGATAATTTCCATCGAGATCCTGAAGTTGAAAGGACTGTTTATTGTCCGTTATCGCAACCAAAGACATTGAGTCATACTCTCAAGCTTGCAAAAACAGCTCTCGGCCCTGTGGAACATCTTAGTTTGAAGCGAAACAATTTGACACATTTACATGCAATGGAGAACTCTAATTTAATGTCTCTGAAAAGTCTGGACATACGTCACAACAATTTATTAGTCATGAATCCTCTCAGTTCTCTAAAAAATCTTTCCATAGAGGAATTGTTGCTAGATGGCAATCCGCTTTGTGAAAATTATGCTACTGAAAAAAGATACATAGAAGCGGCCAAACTGTATTGCCCACACTTGAAGAAACTCGACGGTGTGGACCTCGAACCGCTTAAATTGCCAACCTTTCGTGATAATTATTACCAACAAGGCAGCGTCTCGCGAAAAATCGTAGACCAATTTTTAACTCACTTTTTTGGTATCTATGATTACGAAGATCGTTCTTTGCTCTCACCTCTCTATTCTAGAAATTCGTTGTATTCCTTAACTCTTGGAATTACTGCAGAATGTCAGAAACATGCTAATTTCGGTGCTTTCTCATCAGAGAATCGGAATTTACTGGACACACGGGATTTGAGGAAATTCCGAAGATTACTTTATCACGGAGGTGAAGAAATAGTGAATGCTTTCAAAAAACTGCCTGAAACTCTCCACGATCGAAGAAACTTCCGCTATGATGTTATGTGGGAAGATCATCGACGTCTACTTGTTAGCATCGAAGGAATGTTCAAAACAACTTCTAATTCTTCCGTTCCGAATGGCATTTACGCTTTCTCGCGTACTTTCCTCCTGGTTGGACGAGTTGACAACGAGTACAATGTTCTCAATGATCAGTATCATATTTCCGTTCCACATCCACTCGCTATGGTGTTCTTCGATTTAGATAATTCTGCTTTTAAAGAAACTAATGGTAataaaaatacacttttttaa
- the LOC122419537 gene encoding nuclear RNA export factor 1-like isoform X2, giving the protein MAGQTQPLTSKKAVVLDFSSAIKLSIGSQMTTERALMAKNDAWHRIMITRGAKYDREMILRTIVSAVEPADLIPVRYQVVGEDAYFIARNCGAALETLCRSNLIISIPNGDSIILTVTLAFASIHELKINIQPIVLAALTRRYNSDLKYLNLDNFHRDPEVERTVYCPLSQPKTLSHTLKLAKTALGPVEHLSLKRNNLTHLHAMENSNLMSLKSLDIRHNNLLVMNPLSSLKNLSIEELLLDGNPLCENYATEKRYIEAAKLYCPHLKKLDGVDLEPLKLPTFRDNYYQQGSVSRKIVDQFLTHFFENRNLLDTRDLRKFRRLLYHGGEEIVNAFKKLPETLHDRRNFRYDVMWEDHRRLLVSIEGMFKTTSNSSVPNGIYAFSRTFLLVGRVDNEYNVLNDQYHISVPHPLAMVFFDLDNSAFKETNGNKNTLF; this is encoded by the exons atggcAGGCCAAACACAGCCTTTAACTTCAAAGAAAGCAGTGGTTCTGGATTTTTCGTCAGCGATAAAGCTATCCATCGGCAGTCAAATGACAACCGAGAGAGCATTGATGGCAAAAAACGATGCTTGGCACAGGATCATGATAACAAGAGGAGCAAAATATGACAGAGAAATGATACTGAGAACAATAGTGTCTGCGGTGGAACCAGCTGATTTAATCCCAGTAAGGTATCAAGTGGTCGGAGAAGATGCTTATTTCATAGCCAGAAATTGTGGTGCAGCATTGGAAACTCTGTGTCGCTCAAATTTGATAATAAGCATACCAAACGGGGATTCAATAATTCTTACAGTAACCCTAGCATTTGCCTCGATTCATGAACTTAAAATAAACATTCAACCAATTGTGCTTGCAGCGCTGACAAGACGATACAATTCcgatttgaaatatttgaatctGGATAATTTCCATCGAGATCCTGAAGTTGAAAGGACTGTTTATTGTCCGTTATCGCAACCAAAGACATTGAGTCATACTCTCAAGCTTGCAAAAACAGCTCTCGGCCCTGTGGAACATCTTAGTTTGAAGCGAAACAATTTGACACATTTACATGCAATGGAGAACTCTAATTTAATGTCTCTGAAAAGTCTGGACATACGTCACAACAATTTATTAGTCATGAATCCTCTCAGTTCTCTAAAAAATCTTTCCATAGAGGAATTGTTGCTAGATGGCAATCCGCTTTGTGAAAATTATGCTACTGAAAAAAGATACATAGAAGCGGCCAAACTGTATTGCCCACACTTGAAGAAACTCGACGGTGTGGACCTCGAACCGCTTAAATTGCCAACCTTTCGTGATAATTATTACCAACAAGGCAGCGTCTCGCGAAAAATCGTAGACCAATTTTTAACTCACTTTTTTG AGAATCGGAATTTACTGGACACACGGGATTTGAGGAAATTCCGAAGATTACTTTATCACGGAGGTGAAGAAATAGTGAATGCTTTCAAAAAACTGCCTGAAACTCTCCACGATCGAAGAAACTTCCGCTATGATGTTATGTGGGAAGATCATCGACGTCTACTTGTTAGCATCGAAGGAATGTTCAAAACAACTTCTAATTCTTCCGTTCCGAATGGCATTTACGCTTTCTCGCGTACTTTCCTCCTGGTTGGACGAGTTGACAACGAGTACAATGTTCTCAATGATCAGTATCATATTTCCGTTCCACATCCACTCGCTATGGTGTTCTTCGATTTAGATAATTCTGCTTTTAAAGAAACTAATGGTAataaaaatacacttttttaa